In a genomic window of Pseudodesulfovibrio sp. JC047:
- a CDS encoding calcium/sodium antiporter, giving the protein MTIDIITFCAAAVLLWFGANWIVTSAALIARKFNVSELVIGLTIVALGTSAPEFLVTVNAAFRGHNDISLSNVVGSNIFNLGFILGLMAIIKPLVSNRTIVYRDGLLLFLTTAGILAVSFVGELGRWFGAGLMSLLIGYLIYLGMKRESPGEDELEELKGKTFSWLDVVLLLGGFVSIAAGGHLMVSAATSIATSLGVSSWVIGVTVVAAGTSLPELVTCLAASVKGKNEMLLGNLIGSDFFNFAGVLGLTCLLKPLPVSPEASSGLIVLVGMVGLVLILLRTGWRVSRWEGALLIAINLIRWTHDFMA; this is encoded by the coding sequence ATGACTATCGATATTATCACCTTTTGCGCTGCTGCGGTTCTGCTGTGGTTCGGTGCCAACTGGATTGTGACTTCGGCTGCGCTTATCGCCCGTAAATTCAATGTTTCCGAACTGGTTATCGGGTTGACCATCGTGGCTCTCGGCACGTCGGCCCCGGAATTTCTGGTGACGGTCAATGCCGCCTTTCGTGGCCACAACGACATTTCCCTGTCCAACGTGGTCGGTTCGAATATTTTCAACCTCGGGTTTATTCTCGGGCTGATGGCCATTATCAAACCATTGGTTTCCAATCGGACCATTGTCTATCGGGACGGTCTGCTCCTGTTCCTCACCACCGCCGGTATTCTGGCCGTGTCCTTTGTGGGTGAACTCGGTCGATGGTTCGGTGCCGGGCTGATGTCTCTGCTTATCGGCTATCTCATCTATCTCGGCATGAAGCGTGAATCTCCCGGTGAAGACGAGCTGGAAGAACTCAAGGGAAAGACCTTTTCATGGTTGGATGTGGTGCTGCTTCTCGGCGGATTCGTGTCTATTGCCGCTGGTGGGCATCTCATGGTTTCTGCCGCTACGTCCATCGCGACCTCGTTGGGTGTTTCATCCTGGGTGATCGGGGTGACTGTTGTTGCCGCCGGTACCAGTTTGCCCGAATTGGTGACCTGTCTGGCCGCATCGGTCAAAGGCAAGAACGAAATGCTCCTCGGCAACCTGATCGGGTCGGATTTCTTCAACTTCGCCGGAGTCCTTGGTCTGACTTGTCTGCTCAAACCGCTGCCCGTCTCGCCCGAGGCCTCAAGCGGATTGATTGTTCTGGTTGGGATGGTCGGTCTGGTCTTGATCCTGCTGCGCACCGGCTGGCGTGTTTCCCGCTGGGAAGGCGCGTTGCTTATCGCCATCAACCTCATTCGTTGGACACATGATTTCATGGCCTAG
- a CDS encoding tRNA(5-methylaminomethyl-2-thiouridylate) methyltransferase, whose protein sequence is MKKNYDALALLSGGLDSILAIRTVMDQGLTVLGLHFVTPFFGKPHLIPFWREHYGIEAVAVDIRQQYVDMMLDGPSQGFGKWLNPCIDCKITMLSHAVKLLPEYGAKFLVSGEVVGQRPMSQRADALNLITKRAHVRDVLLRPLSAKNLKPTPMETSGLVDRDQLLDWSGRGRKPQYALAEAYGFTEIPTPGGGCCLTEASGAARFVQVLIHRPRPTATDFSLARAGRQYWAGSHWLTFGRTAEDNQQIESCVESTDYIFKVANFPGPLAVGRPVAGEWSPEALQDAAALMASYSGKARKHFQATGEKVEVTVDRGTSTETLRVIPTRETVFAWTEPKPELVKEWKKLQIESEA, encoded by the coding sequence ATGAAAAAGAACTATGACGCGCTTGCGTTGTTGTCCGGTGGTCTGGATTCGATTCTGGCCATACGGACTGTGATGGACCAGGGATTGACGGTGCTCGGTTTGCACTTTGTCACGCCCTTTTTTGGCAAACCGCATCTGATCCCGTTCTGGCGGGAGCACTATGGTATCGAAGCGGTGGCCGTGGACATTCGACAACAGTATGTTGATATGATGTTGGACGGTCCCTCGCAGGGGTTTGGCAAGTGGCTCAATCCCTGTATCGACTGCAAGATCACCATGCTTTCGCACGCGGTGAAACTTTTGCCGGAATACGGGGCGAAATTTCTTGTTTCCGGTGAAGTCGTGGGCCAGCGGCCAATGAGTCAGCGGGCCGATGCCTTGAACCTTATCACGAAGCGGGCGCATGTCCGGGACGTGTTGCTTCGCCCACTCAGTGCCAAGAATTTGAAACCGACGCCCATGGAAACATCGGGGTTGGTGGATCGTGACCAGCTTCTCGATTGGTCGGGACGGGGACGCAAGCCGCAATACGCTTTGGCAGAAGCCTATGGTTTTACCGAAATTCCCACCCCTGGCGGTGGCTGTTGCTTGACCGAAGCCTCTGGTGCCGCCCGATTTGTTCAGGTCTTGATTCACCGTCCACGCCCGACGGCCACGGATTTTTCCTTGGCGCGGGCCGGTCGTCAATACTGGGCCGGGTCCCATTGGTTGACCTTTGGTCGAACTGCGGAGGACAATCAGCAGATCGAATCGTGCGTGGAGTCGACTGATTATATCTTCAAAGTGGCGAATTTCCCGGGACCGCTGGCCGTGGGACGGCCTGTTGCCGGGGAGTGGAGTCCCGAGGCCCTTCAGGATGCGGCCGCGCTCATGGCGTCTTATTCCGGCAAGGCCCGAAAGCATTTTCAAGCCACGGGGGAAAAGGTCGAGGTCACAGTCGATCGAGGCACTTCCACTGAAACTCTCAGGGTCATTCCGACCCGTGAAACTGTTTTTGCCTGGACAGAACCCAAGCCTGAACTCGTGAAGGAATGGAAAAAGTTACAGATCGAATCTGAAGCCTAA
- a CDS encoding YccF domain-containing protein, with product MLSVLGNIIWWVIGGLFMALGWFLAGCLMAISIIGLPWARSAFVIAKFALIPFGRTLIRRDVLTGQKDVGTSDWGIVGNIIWFIFAGWWLCVGHIMASLGCFITIIGIPWGWQHLKLAGATLAPIGMTSVTVEEAERVYGVRP from the coding sequence ATGTTGTCAGTGCTCGGAAATATCATTTGGTGGGTTATCGGTGGGTTGTTCATGGCTTTGGGATGGTTCTTGGCGGGATGCCTGATGGCCATCTCGATTATCGGCCTGCCTTGGGCGCGGTCTGCGTTTGTCATCGCCAAATTCGCTCTGATTCCTTTTGGTCGCACCTTGATTCGACGGGATGTCCTGACAGGGCAAAAAGACGTCGGAACATCGGACTGGGGTATCGTGGGCAATATCATCTGGTTCATTTTTGCAGGATGGTGGCTGTGCGTGGGACATATCATGGCCTCGCTCGGTTGCTTCATCACCATTATCGGCATTCCGTGGGGATGGCAGCATCTCAAGCTGGCCGGAGCCACCCTGGCCCCCATTGGCATGACGTCCGTGACCGTGGAAGAGGCGGAAAGAGTGTACGGCGTCAGACCGTAG
- a CDS encoding YibE/F family protein, giving the protein MDSPQRKSRDWLLVSLFTLLAIALYCVPTGFETHTDTEAVRCTAEVMAVDNANLQELGMIRTGEQAVTLKLLDGPYAGQVHDGHNQLLGQMDRDKEFRVGDTAYVVLTIGEGGEVIFVNPQAHYRLGLELLLLGLFAGLLILFGGMTGLKALLSFVFTGMALWKVLVPLLLKGADPVWLALCVVALLSAVIIFMVAGINRLGLTAFLGAFLGVISSCVLAVFFTEKFHVHGAVMPFAETLLYAGYGHLDLTRIFMAGVFLASSGAVMDLSMDVAASMGEVVAKKPDITRVEAVWSGIRVGRAVVGTMTTTLLLAYSGGYVTLLMAFMAQGIPLGSTFNFIYVAAEVLKTLIGSFGLVMVAPFTAIVGGVLLVKKSPDAGH; this is encoded by the coding sequence ATGGATTCACCTCAGAGAAAATCGCGTGATTGGTTGCTTGTCTCCCTTTTTACCCTGCTTGCCATTGCCTTGTATTGTGTCCCAACGGGATTCGAGACGCATACGGATACGGAAGCGGTTCGGTGTACGGCTGAAGTCATGGCCGTGGACAATGCGAATCTTCAGGAACTCGGCATGATTCGGACCGGGGAACAGGCGGTGACCCTCAAGTTGTTGGACGGTCCATACGCCGGGCAGGTGCATGATGGACACAACCAGTTGCTCGGTCAGATGGACCGGGACAAGGAATTTCGGGTCGGGGATACCGCCTATGTGGTGCTGACCATCGGGGAGGGGGGCGAAGTCATTTTCGTGAATCCGCAGGCCCATTATCGATTGGGGCTGGAATTGCTTTTACTCGGGTTGTTCGCGGGATTGCTTATTCTTTTTGGCGGAATGACAGGACTGAAGGCCCTGTTGTCTTTTGTGTTTACCGGCATGGCACTGTGGAAGGTCCTGGTTCCGTTGCTCCTCAAGGGGGCGGACCCGGTCTGGCTTGCGCTGTGCGTGGTCGCTTTGCTCAGTGCGGTCATTATCTTCATGGTCGCCGGGATCAATCGTCTTGGTCTGACCGCCTTTCTCGGCGCGTTTTTGGGCGTGATTTCCAGTTGTGTCTTGGCCGTGTTCTTTACCGAAAAATTTCATGTGCACGGTGCGGTCATGCCCTTTGCCGAAACCCTGTTGTATGCCGGATACGGCCATCTGGATCTGACGCGGATCTTCATGGCCGGGGTGTTTCTGGCATCCAGCGGCGCGGTCATGGATTTGTCCATGGACGTGGCGGCATCCATGGGTGAAGTCGTTGCCAAGAAACCCGATATCACCAGGGTGGAGGCCGTGTGGTCCGGGATTCGCGTGGGACGTGCCGTGGTCGGAACCATGACCACCACGTTGTTGCTCGCCTATTCCGGGGGGTATGTGACGCTGCTCATGGCCTTCATGGCACAGGGTATCCCGCTGGGGTCCACGTTCAATTTCATTTACGTAGCCGCCGAGGTACTCAAAACCCTGATCGGCAGTTTCGGATTGGTCATGGTCGCACCGTTCACCGCCATCGTGGGCGGCGTCTTGCTGGTGAAAAAAAGCCCTGATGCAGGGCACTGA
- a CDS encoding alkaline phosphatase, giving the protein MMDFGKKWMKGVCTLLLAMACVVGGGLAKAEAGEITAKYVFLFIGDGMGLPQRAATSAYTGKQLAIDAMPAQGITTTFAADRFITGSAASATALASGIKTNINYIGVDPDFKPVKTIAEMARDQGRKVGIVSSVSIDHATPAAFYAHVKTRKMYHEIDVALAQSGFDFFAGGGLKDPAGVKSKKPLGNALNMARENGYTIVNTKKDFMALKPGDGKVLAWNEWLQDGKALPYAMDMTDADITLAEFTGKAIEMLDNDDGFFLMVEGGKIDWACHANDATASILNTIAFDASVQQALAFYEKHPDETVIVVTGDHECGGLTLGFAGTKYGSHFDILSQQKVSFQKFTDEIFAEFKKTGGGFEAFKPVVTENFGLKFSGNPKKDALVLADFQQTEIRAAFERSMQGSEKLNASEYLMYGEYEPVSVAITHVLNQKAGLGWTSYKHTGVPVSTSAIGVRAAAFNGSYDNIDIATKLMKIMGLKPEAKYVDSGAVRLAVN; this is encoded by the coding sequence ATGATGGATTTTGGAAAAAAATGGATGAAAGGTGTTTGTACACTGCTGCTCGCCATGGCGTGCGTGGTTGGTGGAGGGCTGGCAAAGGCCGAGGCTGGCGAGATAACCGCCAAATATGTGTTCCTTTTCATTGGTGACGGCATGGGATTGCCGCAACGGGCGGCGACTTCGGCCTATACCGGGAAACAGCTTGCCATTGATGCCATGCCCGCACAGGGAATCACCACGACTTTTGCAGCCGATCGGTTCATCACCGGATCTGCGGCATCTGCAACGGCCTTGGCGTCGGGTATCAAGACCAATATCAACTATATCGGGGTTGATCCTGATTTCAAGCCGGTCAAGACCATCGCTGAGATGGCGCGTGATCAAGGTAGGAAAGTCGGCATTGTGTCGTCGGTGTCCATTGACCATGCTACGCCAGCGGCTTTTTATGCACACGTCAAGACCCGTAAAATGTACCATGAAATTGATGTGGCTTTGGCGCAATCCGGGTTTGATTTCTTTGCTGGTGGCGGACTCAAGGACCCTGCTGGAGTGAAGTCCAAGAAGCCGTTGGGCAATGCTCTGAATATGGCCCGGGAGAACGGGTATACCATTGTGAACACGAAAAAGGATTTCATGGCTCTCAAGCCGGGCGATGGAAAGGTCTTGGCCTGGAATGAATGGTTGCAGGACGGCAAGGCCCTTCCCTATGCCATGGATATGACGGATGCAGATATCACGTTGGCCGAGTTCACGGGCAAAGCCATTGAAATGCTGGACAATGATGATGGGTTTTTCCTGATGGTCGAGGGCGGTAAAATCGACTGGGCGTGTCACGCCAATGATGCCACCGCATCGATCTTGAACACCATTGCGTTTGATGCCTCTGTGCAACAGGCATTGGCTTTTTATGAAAAGCATCCTGATGAAACCGTGATCGTGGTGACAGGTGACCATGAGTGTGGCGGACTGACACTTGGCTTCGCCGGGACCAAATACGGGTCACATTTCGATATTCTCAGCCAGCAGAAAGTTTCGTTCCAAAAATTCACGGATGAAATCTTTGCTGAGTTCAAAAAGACGGGCGGCGGTTTTGAGGCGTTCAAGCCGGTTGTCACCGAAAATTTTGGCTTGAAATTTTCCGGGAACCCCAAAAAGGACGCGCTGGTTCTGGCTGATTTTCAGCAGACTGAAATTCGGGCCGCGTTTGAACGGTCCATGCAGGGAAGCGAAAAGCTCAACGCGTCCGAATACCTGATGTACGGTGAATATGAGCCGGTGTCTGTCGCCATTACCCATGTGCTCAATCAGAAGGCCGGTTTGGGATGGACTTCGTACAAACACACGGGGGTGCCGGTGTCCACATCCGCCATTGGTGTGAGGGCTGCTGCGTTTAACGGCAGCTATGACAATATCGATATCGCCACCAAACTCATGAAGATCATGGGACTGAAACCCGAAGCCAAATATGTGGATTCGGGGGCTGTGCGTCTCGCTGTCAACTAG
- the rplM gene encoding 50S ribosomal protein L13, whose product MKTYSPKPEDANREWFIVDATDKILGRLCTEITNRLRGKHKPEFSHHMDMGDFVIVINADKIKVTGQKLDKKMYYKHTNHPGGLKEKTLREMLALKPENVITAAVKGMLPKNRIAAQQIKKLKVYAGSEHPHAAQAPKTLDI is encoded by the coding sequence ATGAAGACATATAGCCCGAAGCCGGAAGACGCGAACCGCGAATGGTTCATCGTCGACGCCACGGACAAAATCCTGGGCCGTCTGTGCACAGAGATCACCAATCGTCTGCGCGGAAAGCACAAGCCGGAATTCTCCCATCATATGGATATGGGCGATTTCGTGATTGTCATCAACGCCGACAAGATCAAAGTCACCGGTCAGAAGCTGGACAAGAAGATGTACTACAAGCACACCAACCATCCCGGTGGTCTGAAAGAAAAGACCCTCCGCGAAATGTTGGCCCTCAAGCCTGAGAACGTCATCACCGCCGCTGTCAAAGGTATGCTGCCCAAGAACCGCATTGCCGCTCAGCAGATCAAGAAGCTGAAAGTCTATGCAGGTTCCGAGCATCCGCACGCAGCCCAGGCTCCCAAAACTTTGGATATTTAA
- the alaS gene encoding alanine--tRNA ligase, whose amino-acid sequence MKANEIRQRFLEYFQKNGHTIVDSSPLTPKDDPTLLFTNAGMVQFKKLFLGQEKRDYIRATTSQKCLRVGGKHNDLENVGRTARHHTFFEMLGNFSFGDYFKEDAIRFCWGFLTEELKLDKERLYITIYKDDDEAGELWKKIAGVPEERIYRLGEKDNFWSMGDTGPCGPCSEVHFDQGEEVGCGPNCGIGKCDCDRYLEIWNLVFMQYDQAEDGTRTDLPRPSIDTGMGLERIAAVSQGVASNYETDLFQSIIQYTAELAGVQYRQSEEIDTALQVIADHSRAIAFLIPDQVLPSNEGRGYILRRLIRRAYRFGKLMGLEGSFLWKTASKVIDDMGGHYKELEETRDFMIEVVKGEEEGFAKTLDKGLEMLEQELAELEKAKATIVPGETTFTLYDTYGFPIDIVRDVAEQRGMGVDETEFDKCMQEQKQRSKAAWKGSGEKDIASTFQTLLEHDVISEFTGYESMADQSDIAYLLTPEGTVIDSLPEGASGWIVATSTPFYGESGGQTGDTGTIAASGGKANVLDTVKPSQKLTAHKVTVTEGSFSTGDSAFFNVDRSRRLATMRNHTVTHLLHAALQKVLGDHAKQAGSLVGPDRLRFDFTHIKGLSDDELAQVEAIVNQNILDAIPVTREVMSITDAQSKGATALFGEKYGDTVSVIEVPGVSMEFCGGIHLDNTGIAGAFVITSEAGVAAGIRRIEAATGHNAVAYLNERRNAVAEAGAMLKATPAELPKKVKDLQKQVKDMAKEMKSLQTKLASGAGRDMMNDIEEINGVKVLATELEAPNMGVMLEQMDALRPKMKSGIICLIAKHDGDKVSVALAVTKDLHQTFKAGDLIKSVAGEVGGGGGGRPDLARAGGSNPAGIPNALAKLKELIAG is encoded by the coding sequence ATGAAAGCCAATGAAATCCGTCAACGGTTCCTTGAATACTTTCAGAAGAACGGCCACACCATTGTGGATTCTTCGCCGTTGACCCCCAAGGACGATCCGACCCTGCTCTTTACCAACGCGGGCATGGTTCAATTCAAGAAACTTTTCCTGGGACAGGAAAAACGGGACTATATCCGCGCTACCACGTCACAAAAATGTCTGCGGGTGGGCGGCAAGCACAACGATTTGGAAAACGTGGGGCGCACCGCACGGCACCATACCTTTTTCGAAATGCTCGGCAACTTCTCCTTTGGCGACTACTTCAAGGAAGACGCCATCCGATTCTGTTGGGGATTCCTGACCGAAGAATTGAAACTCGACAAGGAACGTCTTTATATTACTATATATAAAGATGACGACGAAGCCGGTGAATTGTGGAAGAAAATCGCTGGCGTTCCCGAAGAACGAATTTACAGACTGGGTGAAAAGGACAACTTCTGGTCCATGGGTGATACCGGCCCTTGCGGTCCCTGCTCCGAAGTCCACTTCGACCAGGGCGAAGAAGTCGGCTGCGGCCCGAACTGCGGCATCGGCAAATGTGACTGTGATCGCTATCTGGAAATCTGGAACCTCGTGTTCATGCAGTATGACCAGGCCGAAGACGGCACCCGCACCGACCTGCCCCGTCCGTCCATTGACACGGGCATGGGACTCGAACGCATCGCCGCCGTTTCTCAAGGTGTGGCCTCCAACTACGAAACCGACCTGTTTCAATCCATCATCCAGTACACCGCTGAACTGGCCGGGGTCCAATACCGTCAGTCCGAAGAAATCGACACCGCACTTCAGGTCATTGCCGACCACTCCCGCGCCATCGCATTTCTGATCCCGGATCAGGTACTCCCCTCCAACGAAGGCCGTGGTTACATCCTGCGCCGCCTCATCCGTCGGGCCTATCGTTTCGGCAAGCTCATGGGCCTTGAAGGCTCATTCCTGTGGAAAACCGCATCCAAGGTCATTGATGACATGGGCGGCCATTACAAGGAATTGGAAGAGACCCGCGACTTCATGATCGAAGTCGTCAAAGGTGAAGAAGAAGGGTTTGCCAAGACGCTGGACAAAGGTCTTGAGATGCTCGAACAGGAACTCGCCGAGCTTGAAAAAGCCAAGGCCACCATTGTTCCGGGCGAAACCACCTTTACTCTGTACGACACATATGGATTTCCCATCGACATCGTGCGGGACGTGGCCGAACAGCGCGGCATGGGTGTTGACGAAACCGAATTCGACAAATGTATGCAGGAACAGAAGCAACGCTCCAAGGCCGCATGGAAAGGCTCTGGCGAAAAAGATATCGCCTCCACCTTCCAGACCCTGCTCGAACACGACGTGATCTCTGAATTTACCGGCTATGAATCCATGGCCGACCAGTCGGACATCGCATATCTGCTCACCCCTGAAGGCACCGTCATTGACTCTCTGCCCGAAGGCGCATCCGGATGGATCGTGGCCACTTCGACCCCGTTTTACGGAGAATCCGGCGGACAGACCGGCGACACTGGCACCATCGCCGCATCCGGCGGCAAGGCCAACGTGTTGGACACGGTCAAACCCTCGCAAAAACTGACCGCTCACAAGGTCACGGTCACCGAAGGGTCCTTCTCCACCGGCGATTCTGCATTCTTCAATGTTGATCGGTCCAGACGACTGGCCACCATGCGCAATCATACCGTGACTCACCTGTTGCACGCCGCCTTGCAAAAAGTGCTGGGCGATCATGCCAAACAGGCCGGTTCCCTAGTCGGACCCGACCGGCTGCGGTTCGATTTTACGCACATCAAGGGACTGTCCGACGACGAGCTGGCTCAGGTCGAAGCCATCGTCAACCAGAATATTCTCGACGCCATTCCCGTAACCCGGGAAGTGATGTCCATCACCGACGCACAGTCCAAGGGCGCAACCGCCCTGTTCGGAGAAAAATACGGCGACACGGTCTCAGTCATCGAGGTTCCCGGCGTTTCCATGGAATTCTGCGGCGGCATTCATTTGGACAATACCGGCATTGCCGGAGCCTTTGTCATTACCTCGGAAGCCGGTGTTGCTGCCGGTATCCGGCGTATCGAAGCCGCGACCGGACACAATGCCGTGGCGTATCTCAATGAACGTCGCAACGCCGTGGCCGAGGCCGGGGCCATGCTCAAGGCCACACCAGCCGAACTGCCCAAGAAGGTCAAAGATCTTCAAAAGCAGGTCAAGGACATGGCCAAGGAGATGAAATCCCTCCAGACCAAACTGGCATCCGGCGCCGGACGCGACATGATGAACGACATTGAGGAAATCAACGGCGTCAAGGTGCTGGCCACCGAGCTAGAAGCCCCGAACATGGGTGTGATGCTGGAACAAATGGACGCCCTGCGCCCCAAAATGAAATCCGGAATCATCTGCCTGATCGCCAAACACGACGGTGACAAGGTTTCCGTAGCCCTGGCCGTGACCAAAGACCTGCACCAGACCTTCAAGGCCGGAGACCTCATCAAATCGGTTGCCGGAGAAGTCGGTGGTGGTGGAGGCGGACGTCCCGACCTGGCCCGAGCCGGAGGTTCGAACCCAGCCGGAATCCCGAACGCCCTTGCAAAACTCAAGGAATTGATTGCGGGATAA
- the rpsI gene encoding 30S ribosomal protein S9, which yields MMSDFTYSTGKRKNAISRTRLYAGTGQITVNGRPFEDYFPRKTLQMVVQQPLKLVKMLDKFDIKANCSGGGVSGQAEALRHGISRALCEIDPELRAVLKPAGLLTRDARKKERKKYGLRGARASFQFSKR from the coding sequence ATCATGAGCGATTTCACTTACAGCACTGGTAAAAGAAAAAACGCCATCTCCCGTACCCGCCTGTATGCCGGTACCGGGCAGATCACCGTTAATGGTCGTCCTTTCGAGGACTACTTCCCCCGCAAGACCCTGCAAATGGTCGTGCAGCAGCCCCTGAAGCTGGTCAAGATGCTCGATAAATTCGACATCAAGGCCAACTGCTCCGGCGGCGGCGTATCCGGTCAGGCCGAGGCTCTGCGCCACGGCATTTCCCGCGCCCTCTGCGAAATCGACCCTGAATTGCGCGCCGTTCTGAAGCCCGCCGGTCTCCTGACCCGCGATGCTCGTAAGAAAGAGCGTAAAAAATACGGTCTTCGCGGTGCACGCGCCAGCTTCCAGTTCTCCAAGCGTTAA
- the recA gene encoding recombinase RecA has translation MARKAVDPKTLRKEALGTALTTIERKFGKGSIMRMDDEASHSIPAIPTGSIGLDIALGIGGVPRGRVIEIYGPESSGKTTLALHIIAQAQKAGGNAAFIDAEHALDPGYAKRLGVKTDDLLISQPDYGEQALEIADLLVRSGALDVVVIDSVAALIPQAELEGQMGETQVGGQARLMSHALRKLTGTIHKSHCVVIFINQIRMKIGMTGYGNPETTSGGNALKFYASCRLDIRRIQTLKDKDEAYGIRARIKVVKNKVAPPFRQALVDVLYGQGISRMGELIDMGVEHGIIEKSGSWFAYGSEKLGQGKENVRQLLQDNPDMANSIEEKLMTHLGFRDEADPAADAEK, from the coding sequence ATGGCACGAAAAGCCGTTGACCCCAAGACACTGCGCAAAGAGGCGCTTGGTACCGCTCTCACCACCATTGAACGCAAATTCGGCAAAGGCTCGATCATGCGTATGGATGACGAAGCGTCCCATTCCATACCCGCCATTCCGACTGGCTCGATCGGTCTGGACATTGCGCTGGGCATTGGCGGGGTCCCCCGAGGCCGCGTCATCGAAATTTATGGACCAGAATCATCTGGTAAGACCACCCTGGCCCTGCACATCATTGCCCAGGCTCAAAAAGCTGGTGGCAACGCCGCCTTCATCGACGCGGAACACGCACTTGATCCAGGCTATGCGAAACGGTTGGGCGTCAAGACTGACGACCTACTCATTTCTCAGCCTGACTACGGTGAACAGGCGCTGGAAATCGCGGACTTGCTCGTTCGTTCCGGCGCACTGGACGTTGTGGTTATCGACTCGGTCGCCGCACTGATCCCCCAGGCCGAACTCGAAGGGCAGATGGGCGAGACCCAGGTTGGCGGTCAGGCCCGACTCATGTCCCACGCGCTCAGGAAATTGACCGGCACCATCCACAAATCCCATTGCGTGGTCATCTTCATCAACCAGATCCGCATGAAGATCGGCATGACCGGGTATGGCAATCCGGAAACCACGTCTGGCGGTAACGCCCTCAAATTCTACGCATCCTGCCGTCTCGATATCCGCCGTATCCAGACATTGAAAGACAAGGATGAGGCCTACGGCATTCGCGCCCGTATCAAGGTGGTCAAAAACAAGGTCGCCCCGCCCTTCCGTCAGGCATTGGTTGATGTACTGTACGGACAAGGTATCAGTCGCATGGGAGAACTCATCGACATGGGAGTGGAGCACGGCATTATCGAAAAATCCGGTTCCTGGTTCGCTTATGGGTCTGAAAAACTGGGCCAGGGCAAGGAAAATGTCCGCCAGCTTTTGCAGGACAACCCGGACATGGCCAATTCCATCGAAGAAAAACTGATGACACATCTCGGATTCCGAGACGAGGCCGACCCAGCCGCAGATGCTGAAAAGTAG
- a CDS encoding Bax inhibitor-1/YccA family protein, whose protein sequence is MAQYPSMQQTGSRADVVNAFMRGVYGWMSAGLGLTALIAFAVTQSQTLLQMFFVVDPATGAVGMSTLVFILLFAELGIVFYLSAKIRTMAPSTATALFMLYSGLNGLTLTPILLAYTAESVASTFVITAGMFGTMSIYGLLTKKDLTSWGSLLFMGLIGIIIAMVVNIFLQSSAMAFAISVIGVIIFLGLTAYDTQKLKTMGESVPMNDSAAIRRGTILGALTLYLDFINLFLMLLRLLGNRE, encoded by the coding sequence ATGGCTCAATATCCTAGTATGCAACAGACCGGCTCGCGTGCCGATGTTGTCAATGCCTTTATGCGCGGCGTGTATGGCTGGATGAGCGCGGGCCTCGGGCTGACCGCTCTGATTGCCTTTGCCGTGACCCAGTCCCAGACATTGTTGCAGATGTTTTTTGTCGTGGACCCGGCCACTGGCGCAGTGGGTATGTCCACATTGGTTTTCATCCTGCTTTTCGCTGAGTTGGGTATCGTTTTCTACCTGAGTGCGAAAATCAGGACCATGGCACCGTCCACGGCAACGGCTTTGTTCATGCTCTATTCCGGGCTGAACGGCCTGACCCTGACCCCGATCCTTTTGGCGTATACCGCTGAATCCGTGGCTTCGACCTTTGTCATCACTGCGGGAATGTTCGGGACCATGTCCATTTACGGACTGCTCACCAAAAAGGACCTGACCAGTTGGGGCAGCCTGCTGTTCATGGGCCTGATCGGTATCATCATCGCCATGGTCGTGAATATCTTTCTGCAAAGTTCCGCAATGGCCTTTGCCATCTCGGTGATCGGTGTGATCATTTTCCTCGGTCTGACAGCCTATGACACGCAGAAGCTCAAGACTATGGGAGAATCCGTTCCCATGAACGATTCCGCCGCCATTCGCCGTGGAACCATTCTGGGTGCGCTCACCCTGTACCTTGATTTCATCAACCTTTTCCTCATGCTGCTTCGGTTGCTGGGGAACCGCGAATAA